TAAATTACGTGGCAGGCGGTAAATAccaatgaaaatatattccTTTTATTGGATAGCCAGTGTTCTTTGCCTGAAAATAACTTATTCGATTCTTATGTGAAATATtagctttttatacccgttactcgtagagtaaaagggtacactaaattcgttgaaaagtatgtaacaggcagaagaaatcgtttccgaccatatatattcttgatcaggatcaatagccgagtcgatttggccatgtccatccatctgtccgtccatatgtccgtctgtccgtccgtctgttcgtctgtctgtccgtatgaacgtcgagatctcaggaactaaaaaagctagaaagttgagattaggcatacagactccagggacatagaagcagcgcaagtttttccattcatgttgccacgcccactctaacgcccacaaaccgccaaaaaccTTCACTGTTGAAGACTCTCACTTGCACTTTtactgagtaacgggtatcaaatagtcggggaactcgactatggcgttctctcttgtttgttcTGGAGGCATGCCACATCTTATGTGCAAGACCCACTCATAGATGGCGGTACTCGGCCTACGACATTCGGGAACTAAAAGCACTACATTCGGGAACTAGGCAGCTTCCAAAAGAGGTGCCGTGTCAACTTAcaaaacttaaatggctctaagtgtgTGTTTAATAAACCAGATTCTATTATTCTATGATTCTATcattaaaacctttttcatTTCGGTAGTACGTCCGATTTTGAATGGAATGGATAAATCGAATCACATTGAACCGGTAAAAAAACGTCTTATTTTTGCCTTAAAGCGCCTTTATTGGAATTGGAATGTCTGCACCTTGTACCTCTTCCGTTTTCCAGTAGATAAATCTTAATTAAATAGCGTCAAAAGATTTTTCGTTCATAAAAAACGTTTTCATTTCCtttaacatacttttcaactaGTAACAAGTATAATTACCTTTGACACCACTGGACTTTACGATATTCAAAAACCAGGTTAGCAGCGCCGAACCACTGTTATTTGGTATATTCTAACGGTTCACTCGCGGTCACACTTTTATTTTGGCAGGAAGGAAATCGCTAGTTATAGATCACAATTGGGAAATTAAGTTAAATTGATGTGATATTTGAGTCCGCCTGAGTGAGCATGTCGCTAAACTATGAGAAGATGAGCTGGTCGGGTGAGTTTTCGCCTTTTCCCGACTCCAAGCGGGTACAGACCACGTCAGTGGTTGCTACCAATCATCCGGTTTTCCGTGGACCCAAAAAATGGGGGCATGAATGAAAAGTGCCCAATCATAATGAATGATCATCCTTCCAGATGTGCGGGATCAGTTCAGAACGTGGCGCGAGGAGACCGGTCGCCACAGCGAGGAGGTGGTCCAGCTGTGGGTTGCTGTGCTGGAGGACAAGGTGCAGAAGACCGGCAACGAGCGGCATCTCATCCTGGAGCAGGTGATCATCGCGGCATTGGACACGGCTCGCTTTGACATCGCCACCCAGTGCACCAAGCAGCTGGCCCTGGAGTTCCCGGGAAGCCTGCGCGTGATGAAGTTCAAAGCGATGCGCTACGAGGCTCTGGAGCAGTACGATGAGGCTGACGAGGTCCTGGACGCAATCATTGCTAAGGACGAGACAAATGCCGCGCCCAGGAAGCGCAAGATTGCCATCCTCAAGGCCCGAGGTCGTCGGCTGGAGGCCATCAAGGAGCTCAGCGAGTATCTGAAGAAGTAAGAAGACTAAGTTTCCGGCAATCGGTCGCTAAACAAACATAACTCCTTATCTTACCGTGTACCACGTACAACAAtcttataaacatttttaattccttcAGGTTCATGTCTGACCAGGAGGCATGGCACGAGCTGTGCAACATGTATCTGGCCGAGGGTGAGTTTGGCAAAGCCGCTTTCTGCATGGAGGAGGTTTTGCTCCACAATCCCCATAGCCATCTAATACACCAGCGCTTGGCGGAAATACGCTACACAATGGTGAGCTATAAAAGCAAGATAAACCTTAATGAATTCCAATTCATCAACTCATGTTCTTTCAGGGAGGCGTCGAGAATATTGAATCGGCTCGCACTTACTATTCGCAGGCGCTGAAGCTTAACCCGCATAACTTGAGGGCCCTTTATGGAATTTACTTGTGCTGCAACCACTTGGACAACTCCCGAGCTGTGAGCTCCAAGCGAAAGGAGCTGCAGAAGTTGGGTCAGTGGGCCCTCGAACaaattttgacaaaaaaaacGATTGTACCATTGGAGGCTGCCTTTGGAAACCTggaaatcaaatcgaattgaCCAATATAAGCACTAATAATTTGTGCAATAGATGCCAGAATGTAAAGATTCCAAATATTTTCAGAAGTGGGTTtccagtttctgtttcttaAGCAAGTACATAGATAATCAATTAAACTAGCAggagtaaaaacaattttatagtCAGTGCATCCGAGCAACTGTTTATGGTGTTCTAGTATTGTAATCGGATAACTTAAAGCCTTTGTTATTGGGGTAGGCAAAAATAGTCTTGTAATAAATGTAGAATAATCAATTATCCATATTTAAAGACTTCGCTTTTCAATCCCTTAAAACCGCAATTTCATGTTCATTAAACTTATTTTGCTGGCCTCGAGTTTTTAAACAATATCTTACTCATGCCTGCCTCATATTTGACATCTGTAAAATTAATCGGGCACTGAACGACATTCAGAATAAAACTAAGAACATTTCTTCTGAAGATGGTGCCTATTGTATACTTTTGTTTACTTGACTATTCGTTGAGGTCATTGACTCTTATTATTGTAAAAATTGCTATAATGCACTAGATTAATTCTCACTAGGCTCATGCATGTCCATCGTCATACgattgcatatttatatacgCACATGGCAATaccatatgtatatatacttgCATAGCACTGTAGGTGCAATCGACGACTGCAGGGCACCGAGGGCAGCGCTGATAATCCAGCGGACGGTTAAAAATAGTCCAACAATGGGACAGAATGCAATCAGTGGAATACCCCTCCCTCCTTCGGCATGTTACTTCAATTTGTGGAGGAGCCGTTGCCGTACATGCGTCCGCTGTGCGATTTTCTGGAATGCCTTGGTCGGAAGATGTCCTTGAAAGTGAGTGCGTGGGCGGATGGTGGCTTTTCCGAATTGCTGGTGGAGTCCTGAGCCTGTCCTTGTGAGGAAGACAGCGTCGTATGAACTGCACTCCTGCTGGTCGGAAGTCCATCAAGATATTTTAGCTGGGGAAGCACCTGCAGTATATACTCGCGGGGTCCTTGGCCCCCGAAAACTGTGCGGATGCCAGGATTCCCCATGCAAGAGAGCTGATCCAGCGCAGGACACTGCCGTTCGATGCGGTGTATCCAGTCGGTTATATTCGCTATGTCGCAATTGTTGATCCTGCAAAACAAATAGACATTACTCGTTTTGCGAGGACCACTTTATAGAAGATTCATGGTAATCACCACAAGATCCTTAAGCTCGGCAAATAGGGAAAAGTGTTTATGTCCAGGTTTACGTTGCGGTCCAGAATTAAAGTGTCCAGATCCTCgaaaaaggaaagaaatcTAAGATTTCGGAAATCATTGTGACTCAAATCGAGAAACTTCGTCTGCGCTGCAAATTTGTCGGCCAGTCGCCGCGGAATGGTCTTCAGGTTCTCATAGGCCAGCGAAATGCGTCCGTTGTCCTCCAGGATGCTTTCCGTAAATGAAACATCTTCACTTGGACAACTGCTGATGGATATGTTGCCGCTAAAGGAGTACGGATTCGGCGTAATCATCTTCCCCTCGTTGGATTCGCTTAACAACACGTCGTTGTATTCGTAGTTCAAGCTCTCCAGGGACTGGATATTGGCACAGTTCCTGAGCACCTCCGTTAGGCAGGGATTCGATGGGCTGCAAGCGGAATATTATGACCATGCCGTGGATTTTTGGATGCCCATCTACTACCTGTCCTCGGAGTTGGAGCGTTCAGAGGTCGATGTTCCAGACATAACGGCGAAGATCTACATAACTGGCAGCCGATCCTATTCTCTGTGTATTCCAATCGGGATCGGGACTCCGTCggcttgtatttattttggtcCAAAGTCGGTGGTAGACTGAGGGAAAAATGACACTTGATTCTCGCTCCGCGCAGATTATCTGGGTCTTCCGCTCCCCAAGCAAACACATACCCGAATATGTGAGTGTATTGAAACAATTGTCATCTCGGTGGTCGCAATTACCCGGCGCACTCAACTACACtcggaaaaatattttattcaacaGTTTGTAAAAATAGAATTATCTATAAAAACACAGGTGGAAGTATAAATAGGTTATGAGCATAACAATTGTATTACGATCCTTTATTGCCACAATTGTATAGAAATTCCATCATAATTTCCTACTTATTTAGTTCAAGGATTATTAATAAAcgtattttttctgtgtaaaaTTTCTCGTTCAGATTAGTAAGTGTAAATGTACAGAGACGTCGAGAACAACAAAGTAAGAAATGAGGAACAAAACGCtattgttttttctttgttgaTGCTGATACTCTTCCATCGAGTTATCTACGGACATGGTGTGTTAGTTTTCCTGAACGCTTGGTATTCTATTAAGTTCTTGGTTTACAGAATTCCTGTCAAAGTAGGAGTACTTTTAGTAAGAGGGTCTAAGGTTATTTTCGTATCTCTTTTATCAAAGACAGAATCGTACTAACTTACGTGGTTGGAAACAATTGGTCCATAGTATTGCGGtggaaataataattaataccTCCTCGTAATGTTATAAACCATAGTCACTTTTTTTCACATGTTTGTTTACATtgttcaaataaataataaatatgccTTATAGCGTTTACACATTGTGTAGAGAGTCGAGTGAAGGCGGAAACAGAAGGAAACGTGAAAATATGTTGATAGACTTAGTCTAGTTTTACAGCACGGCAcaagttatatttattttctttttggcgtGGAGCCGTGCTGTTCAGTGCTTactattaataaattattattataattattaaacaaatatttaaaattataaggTACTGGCGCTCACTACTGATGCTTGACTGTAGTTACACCTTACACAGTGATCGTAACTGGTCAGGTCGCCGTCTTTGGCTGTTTCCCAAGCTTCGATTGGAATCACTCACTCATTCATTAAGTTAATTTACCCACGAGTTCTCGCAGTCGAATGAGACCAACGACAGCACTAGTACTAGTATGCGATTCCACTAGGCGATGTAGTGGAACTCGGAGGGGCGAGCCCCCGGCGGACTTTCGCTCTCAGCAATACCGCTCGTAAAGCTGCCTGGTACTCTGGTACGCTGGTCTCGTACCGCTGGGGCTGGAATGGAGCACGGTGAGTGGGCAAGTGGTCGGCAGTCGGCTCCACGCTCTAGACCCCAATAGTTCGGCGCGGCCTACACGCGGCAAAAGCTCGGCAAGATCGATCCGAACCAAGTCGAATCAGttgaatcgaattgaatcgacttttcgagtgtgtgcgagtgcgagtgttATTTTAGTGGCGGTGCACGGCTGCAGCTGTTGTCTAATTCTCAAGCGGCGCTTGGCCTCGAGTTGCAAGTCGAGTCACTTCAAATCGCAGCGGTAATAACAAAAAAACGTATGTGCttacataaatatgcaattgaACATGCGAGCATAGCAAATACTAAATTGAGTTTGTTATTGATTACTCGGGTTGCCAGTGGCACCACCTCCCGAACGACCATTGAATCGATTGTGACACagggaaaaatatcaaaatctGCACTATTAAAGTGCTATGAAAAGAACaccattttattaatatttataatatatataaataattatttaaagaacaTGTTCAAGACTACATGAATAAACTCGtgaaaatttataatttaattatcaCACTGCGTAGAGATGTGAATAAGTCATTTAACATTATTAGTTTGACttatacaatatataaattcctttttaaGCCTTGCAATACAATTTCGCATAAAAGTTGTCTACTACTATTACTATTAAATGTGAACCAACTGTTGAAAACGGGTTTTGAATAAGTTACTCTATGTCAAATTcgttttcaaaattattagTTGGCCTAGTGGAGCATAATTTTCTCTCTGTGCGACAGCCCCCACATATTTATTGATTAAATGACAACATACGATGAACAAAAGCATACCGTAAATACAACCATTTGTACATCAGTATCAGCTCCACCGAAAGAGGTCTTTACTCTTATCGCTGGCGCGTGTTTACCTCCCCGTGAATTTAAATGCCGATTTGTGTCGGATTGCGCGATTCGCACTTGTGGAAACTAACTAACTATTTTACTGTCTTGGCGGCTTTGCTGTGAAACAGTGGAGCGTGGCTTGCGTAATCCGTGCATGTGGATGTGCATAAAAATGGCATTGGCCAAATCAGGTTTTCGGCTAACGAAGCTTAAATGCCAAGACGGCCAGCCGTGACACTCTTCCATTTGGGATCGGCGGCAGCGAGAGACCACTGTGGCCGAACtcaagtggaagtggaaatgggcATCTGGGAAACGAGTGAGTGCGCTGTGAGTTCATTGATTAAAAGTGCTCAGCTGACGTTGCCGTTTCTTTGTGAATCTTATCGGACCAGAGCccagagcagcaacaaaaataggaaaaccaattaaaatcaCCCATACACCGGATCGTAGGGGACTTTATGCCATGCAAAGGCGATCGTGTGTAAGCGGTGTAttattgcatatatatatgtatgtacttgtACTTTCGCAGAGCTCGCAGTCACAAAGAATCGCATCGAATCGGACCAAAGTCCAGTAAAAAAGCCCTGTCTGACTCGCAAGTCGCCATAGAACGATCACTTTCCGTGTCGATCGTGCGGCAATCGCTGAAGTTTATCATTCGGTGGCGAAAGGTGCTAAAATCTGGCTGATTGGATAGAGACCGGGTAGAGACCAATCCAGTATAGTGCTTTGAAGTGAGTGAGTTAAATATTGGGCACTTTCGCACAGAGTGCTCTCCAACTAAGCAAATATGTTTTGTTCCACGGTACCACAACAAATGCCGTGCTGGATATTGAAAGGTTCCAGATAATGAAACAGATCGTGTGGAACCGGGAGAATCGGTTTTGTAAGCTGTCGTAATGCCGGATTTCAAGGGCAGTGGTCTACAATGCGTGGAATGCTAATTTGGAGCTGCGACCTTTCTCGATGTCATTTCGGAATACGAGCACCAcgtaaaatatgcaaaaaccGCATTCACAAACGAACCTAGCCATGTGTTGCGACTCTGCAGTACCCCTGAACAACAGGGcgtattgatttatttatgttcCCCAAACACAATCAGATCctcatatttttattttgccaattttgatttatttcgcTATTTCCACTGCGAGAGCCATCTAAAAATAATTGTTCAGTAGCGGGGTATGCGAAAGGCAAAACGaccaaaatttcaatttgtttgttgcctctttgttttcgtttatttttgtttagttcCCCCGCTTTGCGTCATGCAGTCGCATATGCTTTTATCCCAAATAGACTTCCTCGAAATTTGAATATTAGTCAAATCACCAGAGCCCAAAGATAAGGATGGtggtaaattaaattaaggtCCGTGTCACTTATCGTTCTGTTTTTCGGCATTGAAACCCTATCATTCGGATATCTGTATGAAGGCAAGGTTTACcttttatgaaaaatatattcacGGTTCAAGGCACTTACGCAATTGTAAATTTACAAGTCTACGGAAATGGTTTGACCAAAAATAATTTCACACAAAGCAATGATAAACATCAATTGCTTTAGACCGTTGCTAAAAGTGAGTCAATAAAATCCAAGAGCTAGATAAGCATTTCTTCACTGGTCACTCGCTCGTTTAGTGCTTATCAAATTTGCAATATTTACAAGTATTGATTACTTAACCCATGTGATAAAAACCCATTTCCACCAGTACAAAGTGTCCAGCGTGattgatttttggtttttgcccTCGTGTATGGCACCACTTTTTCCCATGACAAAAAAGACAACAAGTAAAATCAATGCCAATGTGTGAACAGGGGATAGGTAAAAAGTCAGGTGGCGTCTTCCCCACATGTCAATATATACATCATCATACATGTACTAGGGTCTTAACTGGCTGGAAATTCAGGCGACTAAAGTCTAGGCGAACTCACGCCGGGTTAATGGAACATCATATAAAAAGTATTCGTTATATGGGAAATAATAGCTCTGCTCCGGGCGGCGTACACTTTATTCATTTGAGCGATGGAAGGACAGGGTCAGCAACTTGGTCGCCGTgttccattttaattttgaatgtCGGGAAGTGTGAGCACTAATTGATCGTGTGCCTGGAATGCTAATTAGATGGTCGTACTCCGCCTAGAACGTTTGATTACTCAGAGCTTTTGCGAAGTgcaatggcaaacatttcatttaatcgGCGTCTACATAAGCAGTAtttctcatttaatttattcaatgATATTTTTTGTGCCATTTCAGGGTTTCGCGTTGAACATACTCCCAAAACGGCACAATGACTGGATCAGGtaagtatttaaattaattcaattagccTGGCATCATGGTGGATAAAATACTTTGTAGACAGATCGCTTTCATATGGAagcaataattttaaaaatagctgTTTACCCCTTTCAATCGAAATGTCACGATCAGTTAGCACAATgctcaaaaatataattgattGCATACTTATGGGAACATAAATGTAGTTCTTTGATGTAGAATTGTCGTGTACTAAGTTTTGTCAAATACTTGCGATTAAACCTCTGGCGGcattcataaaaatatataaattcaagagtgcattgttgttattttgaaatCATTTGGAAGTCAGATGTAGAAGATAGATTCCCATATATACACCCATATGATGTTTACTGATAAACAGATGTTTACTACCTTCTTTGGTTTTCCTAAATCCCTTCttcttaatattttcttaatttttcagTCCACGATCCGAAATGGAGCCTGGAGCGCCGTGAGTCGTCTGGCCATTTGGTGTGGCGCAAGGACTCTCCGGAGTCGAAAGTGCGCTTTCGCTTTGACGTCGAGGTCCTGGAGTTCGAGAGGCATCCTCATGAGGAGCTGGAGGACAAGGAGGATCACTTCTCGATGACCAATCTCTCGGCGACAGTGGCCATGTGCGCCACCTGCGTGGCCGTGGTGGCCGTCTCCGTGTTCCTGCCCTGGTATTTGATGGAGAAAGTAGGATCGCTGTAAGAAACGGGGCTCGAAGGCCCGGCTTTTTGTATATAGGTACCCGGACGGTATTAAGTAGACTCTTGTACATAAGCAAGCGTAGATTTAACTAATTGTAAATAGTACGTACGTTGTATATAGACCTGTGGCTTTTTTAAGGATAGAGTTTGAAAAACTCTTGGTGCAATACGAGTGCGACAGTGACTGCTAAAGCCAAACTATGGAACGTGGATTGTATTTTAGGACGTGTAAATTCTCATAAGTTTAGTCCTATGAAAGATCACAAAGATAGTACATGGAATAAACGAAATACTTGCCCTTTAAATTGTTGTATCTTTTGTTCTGAATGCCCAAGGGGTCGTATCTGCAGTATGCAATAAAAGAGTTTACAAGATCACGAGAATGAGAATCCTCAACAGAAGCTGgtataataaatgtttatcaCGCACAATGTAGACACTGCTCGGAATTGAAAGCAACCAATTAGACCATCGGATGGACATAATGAACTTCTCAACCCCTGGAGCTCTGCACCAATTTGAGGTAACAATCATCCCCCGCAGATGCTGCATCCCCTAACCAGCATCCCCTCATCCAAGGAGTTGCCTTGAGGGTTGATGGCGTAATCCCGTTTCGGTGCCTTGATTAAAATTCTTCCCTCTTTATGGCTACGCTAAAAGCGCACAGGCattcaataaaatgcaatGCTATCAAATCATTGGGCAACGATGGCTAAAAATGGCCGATTGGCACGTCAGAAAGTAAAGTTTACGACCCACCCCCTGTAAAAGCCAAAACTACTTTGAAGAActaattgaaaaaatgattaaaagaAAGCGctaatatttgtttacttctCACATGTAATATGTCTTAAGCAATAAGATTAAACTGAAGATTTAAAAGCACCTCTCTATTTCGAGCTATATTCTCTTGTGATTTGTCAAAAcaaatgatttaaaataattgtacaatttttaataaggtttttattttagagaagtttttcaatattttaataatatgataGTATTGCCGTCATAAAATTAATGATAATTACCCCAAATTTTTTAAGCTTTATAAGAGTGACGTTTCTCAATGGCTGAATTTGTTTAGTAATTCCATTAAAAGGAACAGAGTACTTAGCTTCCAATAGTTATACCTGGGGTAGGCGATAAGAATCCACTGTACTTGAATATTCCACATTTAATTTCAATGAAGTCAAGCCTTTCAACTCGAACTTAAGCCGTGTATGGCTATAATGAAGTTCACTCATCCGAGTGGACACTTTGCCTACGTCAGAGTCGAAATTGATTTCCGTAATCTGCCGAGGAATACTGCATGGGGTGAAGTTGTGATTATGATAAGCGCCCGAGGGGGACAAGGGGGAAGCAGAGATAAGAGGCCGCTTCGTGATAAGATTCTCATAAATGTGGCGATCTTTTATTTGAACCGCTGCTGATACCCGCTCCGTGGacttgttgtgtttttttgatttttggttttttcttttcttatttgCTTTTTACTTGCCGTATTTCTGTATTTCCACACGATCGTGCTGCCTCCCAATAAACCCGGTGCAGTGAGTCAGTTTGTTGTGTGCCCCAGTCGCGAGCGGACGATCCGTGAGATCGGAGATCGGAGATCGGAGATCGCAGATCGCTCTAGATACAAATACATTAGGCAAACAGATCGATCGATTGGCGATCTCGTTTGAATTCGAAACGCGGGACGATCTAGTCCGATCGGAGATCTCCACCAGTACGGACGTTGTGCCTCCGTTGTGCCAAATAGTCAAATAGGATATACATAGTCTAGGTGCTATCCAGACGAATCTTGCACTGGATGATTAGAGCCGGTCTCCCAGCTGCACAGAACGTAAGAACGTAAGAAGTCGGAATAAAACGCGACAAAGCCGAGCATACTTCATAACCTGTTTCGGATCCGTCTAAGTGTAAGTCCCCGAAGGTCGTTCGCTCGCTTTGAATAAGTTCTGACACTGAAtacgtttgtttgtttgtttttattcgaaCTGCTggtttactttttgttttattctttATCTGCTCTCAGCGCCTGCAGAATGGCCAAAATGCCAGAGACAACGTTTGCCGACCTGAGTCTGGCTGATAAGGTAACTATAACCATGGGAGGAAACACCGTAGTGAATATTTATTAGCCACTCGAAGTTAGTAGGTGTGTTGGCCAGATTCCCACAACTGGTTTCAATCGCCGAACTTGGCGAttaagaaagaaaaaataataaaaatagcaCGTGACACTGCGTCAACCAAACAAAGCTCCCAAAGGCGATCTCCGaacaataatttaaagcaattCATTCACCTCGAAGCGTTTAATACACTTCGTGAAAGTGGTCGAGTAAGAAATTCAGTAATTCAGTATTAGGGGTCAAGCTAAACTAAATGATCGCAGTCTTGAACTATAAACTACTATATACACACATGGCCGCTATAAATCATTCGAGTAAATCTTACCTTATGAGCTCTGCAGACTTTCAACTTGTAATCAAAATATTGATCTGCTGGGGTCATGAGTAGATAGTAGAAGAGTCTAATGTTGTGGATACAAGTGCATGTTTATTCCATATGGCCAGTGAAACGTAAACAACCATAGACACACTGGCCACGGCATACAGTCGTAGATTTCATTAACTCAACTGTTTACATACACTCCGGGAGGCCTCCGACGTAGGTCTGGATTGTAGATCTATATTCGCGATTTCATATCTCTCGAAATCAATTGGCGCGACGAATTATCGCCGGTATGCTAAACGATGCCAATTAGTGGCCAACTGCGAATTTATTTCCTTCGGCTTTTCTCTGCACTTAAATCTGGATTTAGCTGGAAACGACGCAAAAGTCGCGCCTTCAAATAGgtttttcaacaaaaaattaatcaatCCCTATAATACTCGCATACTCGTATGTGCGATTTTGCATGTTTTATGTTCGATGGCAATTTGTTAATTGGAAAGTGCAATAAATTCATGAGTTTGTGAATCGAATCCATTACCCCTG
This genomic stretch from Drosophila yakuba strain Tai18E2 chromosome 3R, Prin_Dyak_Tai18E2_2.1, whole genome shotgun sequence harbors:
- the LOC6536681 gene encoding ER membrane protein complex subunit 2, which codes for MSLNYEKMSWSDVRDQFRTWREETGRHSEEVVQLWVAVLEDKVQKTGNERHLILEQVIIAALDTARFDIATQCTKQLALEFPGSLRVMKFKAMRYEALEQYDEADEVLDAIIAKDETNAAPRKRKIAILKARGRRLEAIKELSEYLKKFMSDQEAWHELCNMYLAEGEFGKAAFCMEEVLLHNPHSHLIHQRLAEIRYTMGGVENIESARTYYSQALKLNPHNLRALYGIYLCCNHLDNSRAVSSKRKELQKLGQWALEQILTKKTIVPLEAAFGNLEIKSN
- the LOC6536683 gene encoding uncharacterized protein LOC6536683 — translated: MTGSVHDPKWSLERRESSGHLVWRKDSPESKVRFRFDVEVLEFERHPHEELEDKEDHFSMTNLSATVAMCATCVAVVAVSVFLPWYLMEKVGSL
- the LOC120321730 gene encoding uncharacterized protein LOC120321730, producing MSGTSTSERSNSEDSPSNPCLTEVLRNCANIQSLESLNYEYNDVLLSESNEGKMITPNPYSFSGNISISSCPSEDVSFTESILEDNGRISLAYENLKTIPRRLADKFAAQTKFLDLSHNDFRNLRFLSFFEDLDTLILDRNVNLDINTFPYLPSLRILWINNCDIANITDWIHRIERQCPALDQLSCMGNPGIRTVFGGQGPREYILQVLPQLKYLDGLPTSRSAVHTTLSSSQGQAQDSTSNSEKPPSAHALTFKDIFRPRHSRKSHSGRMYGNGSSTN